Proteins co-encoded in one Papaver somniferum cultivar HN1 chromosome 5, ASM357369v1, whole genome shotgun sequence genomic window:
- the LOC113279078 gene encoding uncharacterized protein LOC113279078, which translates to MTEPHALWVTQLKPIYFKRNSAFRAKIPSPSSWMWKCMYKGIILVEQNSIWEIGDGMKVNIWEDNWIPDASEKLKQYKTSNNSSVNLVRDLIDTNTKRWNATLSHSLFPRDIAQKICNIRFAKEDTLRLVLTRFGKFTMKSMYDKLNEKTINYYNLGQPDTFWKKLWATQTSQRNKFFAWKCLQDAVSTNVKLSRFKDISSSCSFGCNEHETIEHLFLHCKFAQAVWATDPHPVDIQFNRNKSFFNIFKENLEEENPQIPIEIIMTKIWFIWKERCNRGFDNQHQTHQQVALEIQRHLAYWQKEKYTVKRKDLIRGNTSNNTWKLPEPHYHKLNLDGAWISCNTPEGFAIIFRNDAGELIQGRAGPISANEPEEAEAQGYLQAAKWARANNLSTFSVEGDCKNLVDNLNGEPSQISWQNQTIMDEVKNEFSFCNNFKGFYFVPRTANNVADTLAKEARSFRIVVNWDTVPPSCIQYDLEVDKSNARVSTINQVLDGSTRGDVRVTNSQS; encoded by the coding sequence ATGACAGAACCACATGCTCTTTGGGTTACACAACTAAAGCCAATATACTTCAAGAGAAACTCTGCTTTTAGAGCTAAAATCCCTTCCCCTAGCTCTTGGATGTGGAAATGTATGTACAAAGGAATAATTTTAGTTGAACAAAACAGTATTTGGGAAATAGGTGATGGAATGAAAGTCAATATATGGGAGGATAACTGGATTCCTGATGCATCTGAAAAACTTAAACAGTACAAGACCAGTAATAACTCATCAGTAAACCTGGTTAGAGACCTAATAGACactaatacaaaaagatggaatGCAACCTTAAGTCACTCTTTATTCCCTAGAGATATAGCTCAAAAAATATGCAACATTAGATTTGCAAAGGAAGATACTCTGAGATTGGTTCTAACAAGATTTGGAAAGTTCACTATGAAATCCATGTATGATAAGTTAAATGAAAAAACCATAAATTACTATAACTTAGGGCAGCCTGATACTTTTTGGAAGAAACTTTGGGCTACACAAACATCCCAACGGAACAAATTTTTTGCTTGGAAGTGTCTTCAAGATGCTGTGTCAACTAATGTTAAACTGTCTAGGTTTaaggatatttcttcttcttgttcctttggATGCAATGAACATGAAACAATAGAACATCTATTCTTACACTGCAAGTTTGCGCAAGCTGTGTGGGCAACTGACCCACATCCTGTAGATATACAGTTTAACAGAAATAAATCTTTCTTTAATATCTTTaaggaaaatcttgaagaagaaaaCCCTCAGATACCTATAGAAATAATAATGACCAAAATCTGGTTcatatggaaggaaagatgtaaTAGAGGTTTTGATAACCAACATCAAACACATCAACAAGTAGCTTTGGAGATACAAAGACATCTAGCATATTGGCAAAAAGAGAAATACACAGTCAAAAGAAAAGACCTGATAAGAGGAAACACTAGTAACAATACATGGAAACTTCCAGAACCACATTATCATAAACTAAATCTGGATGGTGCCTGGATTTCTTGTAATACCCCAGAAGGCTTTGCTATAATATTTAGAAATGATGCAGGTGAACTTATTCAAGGAAGAGCAGGACCAATCTCAGCAAATGAACCTGAAGAAGCGGAAGCTCAAGGCTACTTGCAAGCAGCTAAATGGGCAAGAGCCAACAACTTGTCCACTTTTAGTGTGGAAGGCGACTGCAAAAATCTTGTGGATAATCTGAATGGAGAACCATCGCAAATCTCTTGGCAAAACCAAACTATAATGGATGAAGTGAAAAAtgagttttctttttgtaataacTTTAAAGGTTTCTATTTTGTTCCTAGGACTGCAAACAATGTAGCAGACACTTTGGCTAAAGAAGCTAGAAGCTTCAGAATTGTCGTTAACTGGGATACAGTTCCCCCTTCTTGTATTCAGTATGatttagaagtagataaatctaatgctaGGGTATCTACTATAAACCAAGTACTAGATGGCTCTACTCGGGGtgatgtaagggttactaactcccaAAGTTAG